In a single window of the Labeo rohita strain BAU-BD-2019 chromosome 23, IGBB_LRoh.1.0, whole genome shotgun sequence genome:
- the LOC127155158 gene encoding L-rhamnose-binding lectin CSL3 produces the protein MLICEGGSAFLSCGVGYITVVEANYGRTDSVTCTSGRPANQISNTHCFQESSLSTMTTRCNGRNSCLVSAANSVFPDPCTGTYKYLNLTYDCLPARRSATCENTQSVIVCATGVIFVDHANYGRRDLVTRPNKLATTPHCYSPQTRSMCSRCDGRKSCQLHASSSLYTDPCRGVHKYLEVTFNCA, from the exons ATGCTGATATGTGAAGGAGGATCTGCATTCCTCAGCTGTG GTGTGGGATACATAACGGTTGTTGAAGCCAACTATGGACGGACTGATAGTGTAACATGCACAAGTGGGAGACCAGCTAATCAGATTTCAAATACGCACTGCTTCCAAGAATCATCCCTCAGTACAATGACCACTCG GTGTAATGGAAGAAACAGCTGTCTTGTTAGTGCAGCAAACTCAGTTTTCCCTGATCCTTGTACTGGGACATATAAATACCTGAATTTGACTTATGACTGTCTCCCAGCAA GAAGAAGTGCAACCTGTGAAAATACCCAAAGCGTCATTGTCTGTG CTACTGGTGTCATTTTTGTTGATCATGCCAATTATGGACGACGGGATCTTGTAACCAGACCTAATAAATTAGCAACAACACCACACTGTTACTCTCCTCAGACCAGGAGTATGTGTTCCAG GTGCGATGGGAGGAAGTCTTGTCAACTACATGCTTCAAGTTCTCTCTACACTGATCCATGTAGGGGTGTCCATAAGTATCTAGAAGTGACGTTCAACTGTGCATAA